The following are from one region of the Geotrypetes seraphini chromosome 12, aGeoSer1.1, whole genome shotgun sequence genome:
- the LOC117346345 gene encoding polypeptide N-acetylgalactosaminyltransferase 6-like isoform X2 yields MSPPRRHVWRLRRRLMLTAFLLILCLLMLGFMQWFLSNALVQQSMSRESAFNPRHTTVHVTSEHSDISTLQEPPQENEGPMGCLPGYYSAAELQPRFQRPRQDASSPGAGGSGYRVSDLTAEDEMELKMGYVKYNLNAFVSDRISLHRDLGPDTRPPKCLAKKFMRCPALSPVSVIIIFHNEAFSTLLRTVHSVLYTVPRFLLHEIILVDDASTNEDLKKTLDEYVKQLQVVRVLRQLERKGLVGARLLGAEQAKADVLVFLDAHCECWPGWLEPLLERIALDNTLVVSPNIASIDLHSFQFEQPVPKPLIHSRGIFDWSLVFMYEPLPQALEDMRTDKTQPFSTPTIAGGLFAISKAFFQHIGTYDPGMQIWGGEHLEMSFRVWMCGGKLEIVPCSVIGHIYRLENPHVSPEESSVVSRNLVRVAEVWMDEYKMLFYHRHMDAARIFKEKSYGDLSQRHRLREQLGCKSFGWYMNNVRSDFFIPEFNPRFYGSLVNLGLKRCLEIGELEDGKAEVSTSKCQDDDPAAQYFEYSSLNEIRHNIRKELCLSVAHPRVERPMFTFQACVVQDGERKVPPHQAFSFDKDGLIRSQKFNLCIQAGRYALFLASCFSEEYAQVWVFIPVLPK; encoded by the exons ATGTCTCCCCCACGCAGACATGTGTGGAGGCTGCGGCGACGGTTAATGCTGACGGCCTTCCTCCTCATCTTATGCCTCCTGATGCTGGGTTTTATGCAGTGGTTCCTCTCTAATGCTTTGGTACAGCAATCAATGAGTCGGGAGTCGGCTTTTAATCCCAGGCATACTACGGTCCATGTTACGAGTGAACACAGTGATATCAGCACCCTTCAGGAGCCACCACAAGAGAATGAAGGGCCCATGGGCTGCCTTCCTGGCTACTATTCTGCTGCTGAGCTCCAGCCCCGCTTCCAGCGGCCTCGCCAAGATGCCTCATCCCCTGGCGCAGGGGGAAGCGGATACCGGGTGTCAGATCTGACAGCAGAAGATGAGATGGAGCTGAAAATGGGCTATGTAAAGTATAACTTGAATGCCTTTGTCAGTGATCGTATCTCTCTGCATCGGGACCTCGGACCAGATACCAGACCCCCTAA GTGTTTGGCAAAGAAGTTCATGCGCTGTCCGGCCCTGTCCCCCGTCAGTGTGATCATCATCTTCCACAATGAGGCCTTCTCAACTCTGCTGCGTACAGTCCACAGTGTCCTCTACACTGTACCCCGCTTTCTCTTGCATGAGATAATCCTTGTAGACGATGCCAGTACCAATG AGGACTTGAAGAAAACACTGGATGAGTATGTGAAACAGCTGCAGGTGGTGAGGGTCCTACGGCAGCTAGAAAGGAAGGGGCTGGTAGGTGCCAGGTTGCTGGGAGCTGAGCAGGCCAAAGCAGATGTACTGGTCTTCCTGGATGCCCATT GCGAGTGCTGGCCAGGGTGGTTGGAACCACTTCTGGAACGGATCGCTTTGGACAACACCCTTGTTGTGAGTCCCAACATTGCCTCCATCGACCTGCATAGCTTCCAGTTTGAGCAGCCTGTCCCCAAGCCCTTGATCCATTCCCGTGGAATCTTTGACTGGTCATTGGTGTTCATGTATGAGCCCCTGCCCCAAGCCCTAGAAGACATGCGGACTGATAAGACTCAGCCCTTCTC AACACCAACCATAGCTGGGGGACTGTTTGCTATCTCCAAAGCCTTCTTCCAGCACATTGGGACCTATgatccaggcatgcaaatctggggAGGCGAGCATTTGGAAATGTCTTTTAGG GTATGGATGTGTGGAGGAAAGCTGGAGATTGTGCCCTGCTCTGTGATAGGTCACATCTACCGCTTGGAGAACCCTCACGTATCCCCTGAGGAAAGTTCAGTGGTTTCTCGGAACCTGGTACGAGTCGCCGAGGTTTGGATGGATGAATACAAGATGCTGTTCTATCACAGGCATATGGATGCTGCCCGTATATTCAAGGAG AAGTCATATGGAGACCTGAGCCAGAGACATCGGTTGCGAGAGCAGTTGGGCTGTAAATCTTTTGGCTGGTACATGAACAACGTCCGCTCGGACTTCTTCATTCCAGAATTCAACCCACGCTTTTATGGTTCT cttGTGAATTTAGGTCTGAAGAGGTGCCTGGAAATTGGTGAGTTGGAAGATGGAAAGGCTGAAGTAAGCACAAGTAAATGCCAAGATGACGACCCAGCTGCCCAG tATTTTGAGTACAGTTCCCTGAACGAGATAAGGCACAACATCAGGAAAGAGCTGTGTCTCAGTGTGGCACATCCTCGTGTGGAACGTCCTATGTTTACATTCCAGGCCTGTGTTGTCCAAGACGGGGAAAGAAAAGTTCCTCCACATCAAGCATTTTCCTTTGATAAG GACGGTCTGATTCGGAGTCAGAAATTCAACCTGTGTATTCAGGCTGGGCGCTACGCCCTGTTTCTGGCTTCCTGTTTCTCGGAAGAATACGCACAGGTCTGGGTCTTCATCCCTGTGCTGCCAAAGTGA
- the LOC117346345 gene encoding polypeptide N-acetylgalactosaminyltransferase 6-like isoform X1 gives MCAIEFLIGVWAMAPPLIKVTKLRVLLILCILCLLIMGFMNWYLSKISVQQPSSQESAFNPRHDANVYSDNGTLQWQSSPSLENEGPTGCLPGYYSPAELQPHFQRPSQDPWIPGAGGRPYQVSDLTAEEKKELKSGYAKYNLNAFVSDRISLLRDLGPDTRAPECVAKKFKRCPALSPVSVIIIFHNEAFSTLLRTVCSVLATVPRFLLLEIILVDDASTNEDLQKTLDEYLRLLPLVRLLRMPVRKGLVGARLLGAEEAKADVLVFLDAHCECWSGWLEPLLERIALDNTLVVSPDIAIINLNTFKFERPVPKPLMHSRGTFDWSLSFMFEPLPQALEDMQMDETQPFPTPAIAGGIFAISKSFFQHIGTYDPDMQIWGGENLEMSLRVWMCGGKLEIVPCSVIGHIYRLENPHVSPEESSVVSRNLVRVAEVWMDEYKMLFYHRHMDAARIFKEKSYGDLSQRHRLREQLGCKSFGWYMNNVRSDFFIPEFNPRFYGSLVNLGLKRCLEIGELEDGKAEVSTSKCQDDDPAAQYFEYSSLNEIRHNIRKELCLSVAHPRVERPMFTFQACVVQDGERKVPPHQAFSFDKDGLIRSQKFNLCIQAGRYALFLASCFSEEYAQVWVFIPVLPK, from the exons ATGTGTGCTATAGAATTTTTAATTGG GGTCTGGGCCATGGCTCCCCCACTCATAAAGGTGACCAAGCTGCGTGTCCTGCTGATCCTCTGCATCTTATGTCTTCTGATAATGGGTTTTATGAATTGGTACCTCTCTAAGATTTCGGTGCAGCAGCCATCGAGTCAGGAGTCGGCCTTTAATCCCAGGCATGATGCGAATGTATACAGTGATAACGGCACCCTTCAGTGGCAGAGCTCACCATCGCTAGAGAATGAAGGGCCCACGGGCTGCCTCCCTGGCTACTATTCTCCTGCTGAGCTCCAGCCCCACTTCCAGCGGCCTTCCCAAGATCCCTGGATCCCTGGCGCAGGGGGAAGACCATACCAAGTGTCAGATCTGACAGCTGAAGAGAAGAAGGAGTTGAAATCAGGCTATGCAAAGTATAACTTGAATGCCTTTGTCAGCGATCGTATCTCTCTGCTTCGGGACCTTGGACCAGATACCAGAGCCCCTGA GTGTGTGGCGAAGAAGTTCAAGCGCTGTCCGGCCTTGTCCCCTGTCAGTGTTATCATCATCTTCCACAATGAGGCCTTCTCAACTCTGCTGCGTACAGTCTGCAGTGTCCTCGCCACTGTACCCCGCTTTCTCTTGCTTGAGATAATCCTTGTAGACGATGCCAGTACCAACG AGGACTTGCAGAAAACACTGGATGAGTATTTGAGACTGCTGCCATTGGTGAGGCTCTTACGGATGCCAGTGAGGAAGGGGCTGGTAGGTGCCAGGTTGCTGGGAGCTGAGGAGGCCAAAGCAGATGTATTGGTGTTCCTGGATGCCCATT GCGAGTGCTGGTCAGGGTGGTTGGAACCACTTCTGGAGCGGATCGCTTTGGACAACACCCTTGTTGTGAGCCCCGACATCGCCATCATCAACCTGAACACCTTCAAGTTTGAGCGGCCTGTCCCCAAGCCCTTGATGCACTCCCGTGGAACCTTTGACTGGTCACTGTCATTCATGTTTGAGCCCCTGCCCCAAGCCCTAGAGGACATGCAGATGGATGAGACTCAGCCCTTCCC GACACCAGCCATAGCGGGGGGAATCTTTGCTATCTCCAAATCCTTCTTCCAGCACATTGGGACCTACGatccagacatgcaaatctgggGAGGCGAGAATTTGGAAATGTCTCTTAGG GTATGGATGTGTGGAGGAAAGCTGGAGATTGTGCCCTGCTCTGTGATAGGTCACATCTACCGCTTGGAGAACCCTCACGTATCCCCTGAGGAAAGTTCAGTGGTTTCTCGGAACCTGGTACGAGTCGCCGAGGTTTGGATGGATGAATACAAGATGCTGTTCTATCACAGGCATATGGATGCTGCCCGTATATTCAAGGAG AAGTCATATGGAGACCTGAGCCAGAGACATCGGTTGCGAGAGCAGTTGGGCTGTAAATCTTTTGGCTGGTACATGAACAACGTCCGCTCGGACTTCTTCATTCCAGAATTCAACCCACGCTTTTATGGTTCT cttGTGAATTTAGGTCTGAAGAGGTGCCTGGAAATTGGTGAGTTGGAAGATGGAAAGGCTGAAGTAAGCACAAGTAAATGCCAAGATGACGACCCAGCTGCCCAG tATTTTGAGTACAGTTCCCTGAACGAGATAAGGCACAACATCAGGAAAGAGCTGTGTCTCAGTGTGGCACATCCTCGTGTGGAACGTCCTATGTTTACATTCCAGGCCTGTGTTGTCCAAGACGGGGAAAGAAAAGTTCCTCCACATCAAGCATTTTCCTTTGATAAG GACGGTCTGATTCGGAGTCAGAAATTCAACCTGTGTATTCAGGCTGGGCGCTACGCCCTGTTTCTGGCTTCCTGTTTCTCGGAAGAATACGCACAGGTCTGGGTCTTCATCCCTGTGCTGCCAAAGTGA
- the LOC117346345 gene encoding polypeptide N-acetylgalactosaminyltransferase 6-like isoform X3 yields MAPPLIKVTKLRVLLILCILCLLIMGFMNWYLSKISVQQPSSQESAFNPRHDANVYSDNGTLQWQSSPSLENEGPTGCLPGYYSPAELQPHFQRPSQDPWIPGAGGRPYQVSDLTAEEKKELKSGYAKYNLNAFVSDRISLLRDLGPDTRAPECVAKKFKRCPALSPVSVIIIFHNEAFSTLLRTVCSVLATVPRFLLLEIILVDDASTNEDLQKTLDEYLRLLPLVRLLRMPVRKGLVGARLLGAEEAKADVLVFLDAHCECWSGWLEPLLERIALDNTLVVSPDIAIINLNTFKFERPVPKPLMHSRGTFDWSLSFMFEPLPQALEDMQMDETQPFPTPAIAGGIFAISKSFFQHIGTYDPDMQIWGGENLEMSLRVWMCGGKLEIVPCSVIGHIYRLENPHVSPEESSVVSRNLVRVAEVWMDEYKMLFYHRHMDAARIFKEKSYGDLSQRHRLREQLGCKSFGWYMNNVRSDFFIPEFNPRFYGSLVNLGLKRCLEIGELEDGKAEVSTSKCQDDDPAAQYFEYSSLNEIRHNIRKELCLSVAHPRVERPMFTFQACVVQDGERKVPPHQAFSFDKDGLIRSQKFNLCIQAGRYALFLASCFSEEYAQVWVFIPVLPK; encoded by the exons ATGGCTCCCCCACTCATAAAGGTGACCAAGCTGCGTGTCCTGCTGATCCTCTGCATCTTATGTCTTCTGATAATGGGTTTTATGAATTGGTACCTCTCTAAGATTTCGGTGCAGCAGCCATCGAGTCAGGAGTCGGCCTTTAATCCCAGGCATGATGCGAATGTATACAGTGATAACGGCACCCTTCAGTGGCAGAGCTCACCATCGCTAGAGAATGAAGGGCCCACGGGCTGCCTCCCTGGCTACTATTCTCCTGCTGAGCTCCAGCCCCACTTCCAGCGGCCTTCCCAAGATCCCTGGATCCCTGGCGCAGGGGGAAGACCATACCAAGTGTCAGATCTGACAGCTGAAGAGAAGAAGGAGTTGAAATCAGGCTATGCAAAGTATAACTTGAATGCCTTTGTCAGCGATCGTATCTCTCTGCTTCGGGACCTTGGACCAGATACCAGAGCCCCTGA GTGTGTGGCGAAGAAGTTCAAGCGCTGTCCGGCCTTGTCCCCTGTCAGTGTTATCATCATCTTCCACAATGAGGCCTTCTCAACTCTGCTGCGTACAGTCTGCAGTGTCCTCGCCACTGTACCCCGCTTTCTCTTGCTTGAGATAATCCTTGTAGACGATGCCAGTACCAACG AGGACTTGCAGAAAACACTGGATGAGTATTTGAGACTGCTGCCATTGGTGAGGCTCTTACGGATGCCAGTGAGGAAGGGGCTGGTAGGTGCCAGGTTGCTGGGAGCTGAGGAGGCCAAAGCAGATGTATTGGTGTTCCTGGATGCCCATT GCGAGTGCTGGTCAGGGTGGTTGGAACCACTTCTGGAGCGGATCGCTTTGGACAACACCCTTGTTGTGAGCCCCGACATCGCCATCATCAACCTGAACACCTTCAAGTTTGAGCGGCCTGTCCCCAAGCCCTTGATGCACTCCCGTGGAACCTTTGACTGGTCACTGTCATTCATGTTTGAGCCCCTGCCCCAAGCCCTAGAGGACATGCAGATGGATGAGACTCAGCCCTTCCC GACACCAGCCATAGCGGGGGGAATCTTTGCTATCTCCAAATCCTTCTTCCAGCACATTGGGACCTACGatccagacatgcaaatctgggGAGGCGAGAATTTGGAAATGTCTCTTAGG GTATGGATGTGTGGAGGAAAGCTGGAGATTGTGCCCTGCTCTGTGATAGGTCACATCTACCGCTTGGAGAACCCTCACGTATCCCCTGAGGAAAGTTCAGTGGTTTCTCGGAACCTGGTACGAGTCGCCGAGGTTTGGATGGATGAATACAAGATGCTGTTCTATCACAGGCATATGGATGCTGCCCGTATATTCAAGGAG AAGTCATATGGAGACCTGAGCCAGAGACATCGGTTGCGAGAGCAGTTGGGCTGTAAATCTTTTGGCTGGTACATGAACAACGTCCGCTCGGACTTCTTCATTCCAGAATTCAACCCACGCTTTTATGGTTCT cttGTGAATTTAGGTCTGAAGAGGTGCCTGGAAATTGGTGAGTTGGAAGATGGAAAGGCTGAAGTAAGCACAAGTAAATGCCAAGATGACGACCCAGCTGCCCAG tATTTTGAGTACAGTTCCCTGAACGAGATAAGGCACAACATCAGGAAAGAGCTGTGTCTCAGTGTGGCACATCCTCGTGTGGAACGTCCTATGTTTACATTCCAGGCCTGTGTTGTCCAAGACGGGGAAAGAAAAGTTCCTCCACATCAAGCATTTTCCTTTGATAAG GACGGTCTGATTCGGAGTCAGAAATTCAACCTGTGTATTCAGGCTGGGCGCTACGCCCTGTTTCTGGCTTCCTGTTTCTCGGAAGAATACGCACAGGTCTGGGTCTTCATCCCTGTGCTGCCAAAGTGA